In Merismopedia glauca CCAP 1448/3, a genomic segment contains:
- a CDS encoding AmpG family muropeptide MFS transporter codes for MRPNKPWLTAFTSPKMLALLLLGFSSGLPLFLTSRTLQVWMTEEKVDLGVIGWFSLVALPYSLKFLWSPVLDRFAPPFLGRRKGWLFLTQIALLIAIAAIGFQKPAQDVRVLTLLAATALIITFLSASQDIVGDAYRTDVLKPQEREFGASVWVYGYRMALLVTSFLALVLAQYLPWRTVYLLMAGLMGIGIVTTLWTKEPEYSQHIHSAPPTAKDILFLGLGIGLIGGLFWGAATGYIALTTLPWIIGGLLLLWLVASLLLGKNRRNSVDSTDIPQTLQDAVYLPFQEFFGRRGALMGSLVLVFILLYKLGDALVGNMANPFLIAAGFSKAEIGTIQGGMGFIATTVGVFTGGLIMTKIGMYRSLWVFGVLQLISNFGYYLLAISGKNSSLLVVAINIENFCAGLVAVVTVAYIMSLCDRRFTTTQFALFSSLLAISRDVLAGPAGDLAKATGWSNFFLLTMVFALPGLFLLPLVAPWNGVPPDLDQELIQSNL; via the coding sequence ATGCGACCCAATAAACCTTGGCTGACAGCATTTACCAGCCCCAAAATGCTAGCTTTACTACTACTGGGCTTTTCATCTGGATTACCTTTATTCCTCACTAGTAGAACTCTGCAAGTCTGGATGACTGAGGAAAAGGTGGATTTGGGGGTAATTGGTTGGTTTAGTTTAGTAGCTTTACCTTACTCTTTAAAGTTTCTTTGGTCGCCTGTTTTAGATAGATTTGCACCCCCTTTCTTGGGCAGGCGTAAGGGTTGGCTATTTCTGACCCAAATAGCTCTCTTAATAGCTATAGCTGCCATTGGCTTTCAAAAACCCGCTCAAGATGTCCGCGTCCTTACCCTTCTAGCTGCTACGGCTTTAATAATTACTTTCTTGAGTGCTAGTCAAGATATTGTGGGGGATGCGTACCGCACAGATGTCCTCAAACCTCAAGAAAGGGAATTTGGCGCTTCGGTTTGGGTGTATGGATATCGTATGGCTTTGCTAGTAACTAGTTTCTTAGCTTTAGTTCTGGCTCAATATCTACCCTGGCGAACAGTTTATCTGCTCATGGCGGGTTTGATGGGAATTGGGATTGTGACGACTCTATGGACAAAAGAACCTGAATACAGCCAACATATACACTCCGCACCTCCAACAGCTAAAGATATTTTGTTTTTAGGGTTAGGTATAGGTTTAATCGGTGGGTTATTTTGGGGTGCGGCGACGGGTTATATTGCTTTAACTACTCTTCCTTGGATTATTGGCGGTTTATTATTGTTATGGTTAGTTGCTTCTTTATTACTAGGTAAAAATCGGCGAAATTCTGTTGACTCAACCGATATCCCCCAAACTCTACAAGATGCTGTTTATTTGCCATTTCAAGAGTTTTTTGGGCGTAGAGGCGCGTTAATGGGGAGTTTGGTCTTAGTTTTTATCCTGTTGTATAAGCTAGGAGATGCTTTAGTCGGAAATATGGCTAATCCTTTTTTAATCGCCGCAGGTTTTAGTAAAGCTGAAATTGGGACAATTCAAGGAGGAATGGGGTTTATTGCGACCACTGTGGGGGTTTTTACAGGTGGTTTAATCATGACTAAAATAGGGATGTACCGTTCCCTATGGGTGTTTGGAGTTTTACAGTTAATCAGTAATTTTGGTTATTATCTATTGGCTATTTCGGGGAAAAATAGCTCTTTACTAGTTGTAGCGATTAATATCGAAAACTTTTGTGCGGGATTAGTAGCTGTCGTCACGGTGGCTTACATTATGAGTTTGTGCGATCGCCGTTTTACTACTACTCAATTCGCTCTCTTTTCCAGCTTACTAGCAATTAGTCGCGATGTGTTGGCAGGACCTGCGGGAGATTTAGCTAAAGCTACAGGTTGGTCAAATTTTTTCTTGCTCACTATGGTGTTTGCTTTACCAGGATTGTTCTTGTTACCTCTAGTTGCACCTTGGAATGGTGTACCTCCAGATCTGGATCAGGAACTAATTCAATCCAATCTGTAG
- the lexA gene encoding transcriptional repressor LexA, giving the protein METLTEAQQELYDWLVDYIREHRHAPSIRQMMQGMDLRSPAPIQSRLEHLKAKGYIEWLEGKARTIRILADDTHNGVPILGAIAAGGLVEPFTDMKEQLDLSSLFNGPNYYALRVVGDSMIEDLIAEGDVAIMKSHLHSEAVKNGTIVAARVEGHGTTLKRFYRQGDAVTLKPANHKYQPIEVSAIEVQVQGVLVGVWRGYNSVFAPAAK; this is encoded by the coding sequence ATGGAAACTTTAACTGAAGCTCAACAAGAGCTTTATGACTGGTTAGTAGATTATATCCGCGAGCATCGCCACGCGCCGTCAATTCGGCAAATGATGCAGGGAATGGATTTGCGATCGCCAGCACCGATCCAAAGTCGCTTGGAACACCTGAAAGCCAAAGGCTATATTGAATGGCTAGAGGGTAAGGCACGAACCATTCGGATTTTGGCAGATGATACTCACAATGGCGTACCTATTTTAGGGGCGATCGCGGCTGGTGGATTAGTTGAACCCTTCACAGACATGAAGGAACAGTTAGACTTATCTAGCCTATTTAACGGTCCCAATTACTATGCTTTGCGAGTAGTTGGAGACAGCATGATTGAAGATTTGATCGCTGAAGGAGATGTAGCAATTATGAAATCTCATCTTCATTCTGAAGCAGTCAAAAATGGTACGATCGTCGCGGCGCGGGTAGAAGGACACGGCACAACTCTAAAGCGCTTTTACCGCCAAGGAGATGCAGTCACTTTAAAGCCTGCTAATCATAAGTATCAACCCATTGAAGTTTCAGCCATAGAAGTTCAAGTACAGGGGGTTTTAGTGGGAGTATGGCGTGGCTATAACTCAGTTTTTGCTCCTGCTGCTAAGTAG
- a CDS encoding Coenzyme F420 hydrogenase/dehydrogenase, beta subunit C-terminal domain encodes MTSLLPHQKAKALKPGSRRPAKELCSECGLCDTYYVHYVKEACAFIHQQIGELEQETHGRSRNLDNSDDVYFGVHQEMMAARKTEPIEGAQWTGIVSSIAIEMLNRGLVEGVVCVQNTKEDRFQPMPVIARTPEEILAARVNKPTLSPNLSVLEQIEQSGMKRLLVIGVGCQIQALRAVEKQLGLEKLYVLGTPCVDNVTRAGLQKFLDTTSRSPDTVVYYEFMQDFRVHFKHEDGSTETVPFFGLKTNQLKDVFAPSCMSCFDYVNSLADLVVGYMGAPFGWQWIVVRNQTGKEMLDLVSDQIERQPVMSKGDRRQAVQNSIPAYDKGVTLPMWAAKLMGVVIEKIGPQGLEYARFSIDSHFTRNYLYVKRNHPEKLEDHVPSYAKKIVSQYKLPE; translated from the coding sequence ATGACCTCATTGCTTCCCCACCAAAAAGCCAAAGCCCTCAAACCAGGTAGCCGTCGCCCAGCCAAAGAACTTTGTAGCGAGTGCGGCTTATGCGATACCTATTACGTTCACTACGTTAAAGAAGCTTGCGCCTTTATTCATCAACAAATAGGCGAATTAGAGCAAGAAACTCATGGGCGCAGTCGCAATTTAGACAACTCTGATGATGTTTATTTCGGCGTACACCAAGAAATGATGGCGGCGCGGAAAACTGAACCGATTGAAGGCGCGCAATGGACGGGGATTGTTAGTAGCATTGCCATTGAAATGCTCAACCGAGGGCTGGTAGAAGGGGTTGTCTGCGTCCAAAATACCAAGGAAGACAGATTTCAACCCATGCCTGTGATCGCTCGGACTCCAGAGGAAATATTAGCGGCGCGGGTTAATAAACCAACTTTATCCCCCAATCTCTCGGTTTTAGAACAAATCGAGCAATCAGGAATGAAGCGCTTGTTAGTGATTGGCGTTGGCTGTCAAATTCAAGCTTTGCGGGCTGTAGAAAAGCAACTGGGATTGGAAAAACTTTACGTGTTGGGAACTCCCTGCGTAGATAACGTGACGCGGGCGGGATTGCAGAAGTTTTTAGATACGACTAGTAGATCTCCCGATACCGTAGTTTACTACGAGTTTATGCAAGATTTTCGCGTACATTTCAAGCATGAAGATGGTTCGACGGAAACAGTGCCATTTTTTGGCTTGAAGACGAATCAACTCAAAGATGTCTTTGCACCTTCTTGCATGAGTTGCTTTGATTACGTCAACTCTCTAGCCGATCTGGTGGTAGGTTATATGGGAGCGCCCTTCGGTTGGCAGTGGATCGTAGTGCGTAACCAGACGGGGAAAGAAATGCTCGATCTAGTGTCAGATCAAATTGAAAGACAGCCTGTAATGTCAAAAGGCGATCGCCGTCAAGCCGTCCAAAACAGCATTCCTGCTTACGATAAAGGTGTGACTCTCCCCATGTGGGCAGCAAAACTCATGGGAGTGGTAATCGAAAAAATAGGCCCACAAGGCTTAGAATATGCCCGTTTTTCCATCGATTCTCACTTTACCCGTAACTATCTCTATGTGAAGCGAAATCACCCAGAAAAGCTAGAAGATCATGTCCCCAGCTATGCCAAAAAGATTGTAAGTCAGTATAAATTGCCAGAATAG
- a CDS encoding rhodanese-like domain-containing protein, whose translation MSDIENMDRTDLSKAEDAVKATQSNVENTVEAAKDNIEGKVETAKENLGNTVEAAKDKLQDMPSVEDAIERAKNKLPNVTPIPPSLHAQATAHELKSRLEWGEPALTILDARDRSAYDECHIKGSMLASLEEFEAGNKFNMSSERDIYIYGATDAETATAANILRQAGFSQVAELKGGLADWTSIGGATEGLATQGHSPAASERNVVSRLQEFSQQKAHEKSLQK comes from the coding sequence ATGTCGGACATAGAAAACATGGATCGAACCGATTTATCCAAAGCTGAAGATGCTGTAAAAGCAACCCAGTCTAATGTAGAAAATACGGTAGAGGCAGCCAAAGATAACATCGAAGGTAAGGTTGAGACAGCCAAAGAAAATCTAGGAAATACGGTAGAAGCAGCTAAAGATAAGTTGCAAGATATGCCAAGCGTCGAGGATGCGATTGAAAGGGCTAAAAATAAGCTGCCAAATGTCACACCTATCCCACCATCATTACACGCTCAGGCGACTGCTCATGAACTTAAGTCGCGCCTGGAGTGGGGTGAACCAGCTTTAACTATTTTAGACGCACGCGATCGCTCTGCCTACGATGAATGTCACATTAAAGGTTCGATGTTAGCCTCGTTAGAGGAATTTGAAGCTGGTAATAAGTTCAATATGTCGTCGGAACGAGATATTTATATCTACGGCGCGACAGACGCAGAAACTGCAACTGCTGCTAATATTCTCAGACAGGCTGGATTTAGCCAAGTTGCTGAATTAAAAGGTGGTCTGGCTGACTGGACTTCTATTGGTGGTGCAACTGAAGGTTTGGCTACTCAAGGTCATAGTCCTGCTGCCAGCGAAAGGAACGTTGTGTCTCGCTTGCAGGAGTTTTCTCAGCAAAAAGCTCATGAAAAAAGCTTGCAAAAATAA
- a CDS encoding DUF29 domain-containing protein, translating into MSKITLYDRDFLEWTQQQAKYLRQGCWVGLDVENLAEEIEALGRSEQRELGSYFQVLVMHLLKCQYQPERRTKSWDDTISNCRDKIQDCLEDTPSLKRLLQDSEWLEKYYRRACRDAAKETQNPLEVFPTEFPYTVEQVLDSNFIV; encoded by the coding sequence ATGAGTAAAATAACACTCTACGATCGCGATTTCCTGGAATGGACTCAACAACAGGCAAAATACCTACGCCAAGGATGTTGGGTAGGGCTAGATGTTGAAAATTTGGCAGAGGAAATAGAAGCATTGGGGCGCAGCGAACAAAGAGAACTTGGCAGCTATTTTCAAGTTTTGGTAATGCACCTTTTGAAGTGTCAGTATCAGCCCGAACGAAGAACTAAAAGCTGGGATGATACTATCTCCAATTGTCGAGATAAGATCCAAGATTGCTTGGAAGATACTCCTAGTTTAAAACGTTTACTCCAAGACTCAGAGTGGCTGGAAAAATATTATCGGCGTGCTTGCAGAGATGCAGCGAAGGAGACGCAAAATCCATTAGAAGTATTTCCCACTGAGTTTCCCTATACTGTGGAACAAGTTCTCGATTCCAACTTTATCGTCTGA